In Phocoena phocoena chromosome 8, mPhoPho1.1, whole genome shotgun sequence, the following are encoded in one genomic region:
- the SELENOH gene encoding selenoprotein H, which produces MASRGRKRKAEAALAAAAEKREKPASSQKGVEEASVVIEHCMSURVYGRNAAALSQALRLEAPELPVKVNPTKPRRGSFEVTLLRPDGSSAELWTGIKKGPPRKLKFPEPQEVVKELKKYLS; this is translated from the exons ATGGCTTCCCGCGGGAGGAAGCGGAAGGCCGAGGCGGCGCTGGCCGCAGCGGCCGAGAAGCGGGAGAAGCCGGCTagcagccagaagggagtggaggaGGCGAGCGTCGTTATCGAGCATTG CATGAGCTGACGCGTCTACGGGCGCAACGCCGCGGCCCTGAGCCAGGCGCTGCGCCTGGAGGCCCCGGAGCTTCCAGTGAAGGTGAACCCTACCAAGCCCCGGAGGGGCAGCTTCGAGGTGACACTGCTGCGACCCGACGGCAGCA GTGCGGAGCTCTGGACTGGGATTAAGAAGGGGCCCCCACGCAAACTCAAGTTCCCTGAACCTCAAGAGGTGGTGAAGGAGCTGAAGAAGTACCTTTCGTAG
- the BTBD18 gene encoding BTB/POZ domain-containing protein 18, which translates to MSSPASPKILYRNPRFLRLAFLQLHHQQQSGVFCDVLLQAEGEAVPAHCCILSACSPFFTERLERERPAQGRKVVLELGGLKIRTLRKLVDFLYTSEMEVSREEAQDVLSAARQLRVSELESLHLEGGKLVKAPQGRRLNRECLQPPSAAPISARVVASICRPRTPLPVTQTPCPLGAVRLKSSGKEEGPQENNRQNTENRSGTLLLKRKARACPTPQEKGSSPSSHSQGPKENKSYSALGPTALSPPSLYASVDERLLPRKIRLSRSKLSLDVCTSKPAGLLSGPSSVPPAPGRRLWRQKSIKKEAPEDKQKTGRTSPLQSTPSQSGLGKSAGNRKQSPEVRAPNSDPAEGQVGRVKLRKIVNGTCWEVVQEPPLKNSQDSPQIPEPEDSKEPPGTQPSSGDEQEVTSARIDLCEDSPMHSRLQDILLCAGRSPDNPVVKSGFGSSPELIGKEPGLDIDCREPYAFDTALLGQPCEAEEYRITSAAATSELEEILDFMLCGSDIEPPIGSLESPRAEGCRTPSYHLTETGKNWIEGEEWCLPDVELWPREITGLEKEPAGENKGPIEPFSPLVMPSEVSEGEVLSMGGSWTPDLEIPSSQPLDGQRDKLFHINSLDPPQRSYGDLSPPCSNWVETGLEVSLTTDEVLYPAPEASKEGFGNSELLDPLPASPEEEEIDVVDSMSEGIEPMSIPSVWPDPSSESETEVDILT; encoded by the exons ATGTCCTCTCCTGCCAGTCCCAAAATCCTATACAGGAATCCCCGGTTCCTCCGGCTAGCTTTTCTGCAGCTTCATCACCAGCAACAGAGTGGTGTGTTCTGTGATGTCCTTCTGCAGGCAGAAG GTGAGGCAGTCCCAGCCCATTGCTGCATCCTTTCGGCCTGCAGCCCCTTCTTCACAGAGCGCctggagcgggagaggccagCTCAGGGTCGGAAGGTGGTGCTCGAGCTGGGGGGCCTGAAGATCAGGACACTTAGGAAGCTGGTGGACTTCCTGTATACCTCAGAGATGGAAGTATCTCGAGAAGAAGCCCAGGATGTGCTTTCTGCTGCCCGGCAGCTCCGTGTATCTGAGCTAGAATCCCTCCATCTAGAGGGTGGGAAGTTGGTGAAGGCCCCTCAGGGTCGAAGACTGAACAGGGAGTGCCTACAACCTCCAAGTGCTGCTCCCATCTCTGCCAGGGTGGTGGCATCCATCTGCCGCCCACGAACTCCACTACCTGTTACCCAGACTCCCTGTCCTCTTGGGGCAGTGAGATTGAAGTCctcggggaaggaggaggggcccCAGGAGAACAACCGACAGAACACAGAGAACCGGTCGGGCACGCTTCTGCTCAAGAGGAAGGCCAGAGCCTGCCCAACTCCACAAGAAAAAGGCTCTTCACCATCAAGCCACAGTCAGGGACCTAAAGAGAACAAAAGTTACTCTGCCCTTGGTCCTACAGCACTTTCCCCACCCAGCTTGTACGCCTCTGTGGACGAGCGACTGTTGCCCAGGAAGATCAGGCTGAGCCGCTCAAAGCTGTCTCTTGACGTCTGTACGTCCAAGCCTGCCGGCCTTTTAAGTGGACCCAGCTCagtacccccagcccctggccggCGTCTCTGGCGGCAGAAGAGTATAAAGAAAGAAGCACCAGAGGACAAGCAGAAAACAGGGCGAACTAGTCCTCTACAGAGCACCCCAAGCCAATCTGGTCTTGGAAAGTCGGCTGGGAACAGGAAGCAGAGCCCTGAGGTCAGGGCACCTAACTCAGACCCTGCAGAGGGGCAGGTCGGCAGAGTGAAGCTTCGCAAGATCGTCAACGGGACCTGCTGGGAGGTAGTTCAAGAGCCTCCCCTCAAAAACTCTCAAGATAGCCCTCAGATCCCAGAACCTGAAGACTCAAAAGAGCCTCCAGGGACTCAGCCGTCCTCAGGTGATGAGCAGGAAGTGACATCTGCTAGAATAGACCTGTGTGAGGACTCCCCCATGCACTCTAGGCTACAAGACATTCTGCTCTGTGCTGGCCGCTCCCCAGACAACCCAGTGGTGAAGTCCGGGTTTGGGTCCAGTCCAGAGCTGATAGGGAAGGAACCGGGATTGGATATTGACTGCAGAGAGCCCTATGCATTTGACACAGCCCTGCTCGGGCAGCCGTGCGAGGCTGAGGAGTACCGAATCACCAGTGCTGCTGCCACCAGCGAGCTGGAGGAAATCCTGGACTTCATGCTCTGTGGCTCAGACATCGAGCCACCCATAGGGTCTCTGGAGAGTCCCCGGGCTGAGGGCTGCAGGACCCCTAGTTATCACCTGACAGAAACAGGAAAGAACTGGATTGAAGGGGAAGAATGGTGTTTGCCAGACGTGGAGCTCTGGCCCAGGGAAATCACAGGATTGGAAAAGGAACCTGCTGGTGAGAACAAAGGGCCAATTGAGCCTTTTAGCCCCCTTGTCATGCCCTCTGAGGTGAGTGAAGGGGAGGTGCTTTCAATGGGAGGCTCTTGGACTCCAGACCTGGAAATTCCCAGCTCCCAGCCACTGGATGGTCAGAGAGACAAACTTTTCCACATCAACTCCCTTGACCCTCCCCAAAGGTCCTATGGGGACCTCTCACCTCCCTGTTCAAACTGGGTGGAGACTGGGCTGGAAGTGTCCCTAACTACGGATGAAGTATTATACCCTGCTCCAGAGGCAAGCAAGGAGGGATTTGGCAACTCTGAGTTGTTGGATCCACTTCCTGCTAGCCCTGAAGAGGAAGAGATTGATGTGGTGGACTCGATGTCAGAGGGGATTGAGCCCATGAGTATTCCCTCCGTATGGCCCGACCCTTCCTCAGAGTCAGAAACAGAGGTGGACATACTAACGTAA